The sequence below is a genomic window from Nitrososphaerota archaeon.
ACATGGCATCATAAATGGGAAGGTTAGCGCCTCCGGGGAGGCCGAATACAGCATCAACCTTCTCCCGCTTGAGCGCTTCTACGAGCGCCTGTGCACCTGTGATTTGAGCCATCTGGATTTACCTCTATCTTAATTTGTATGCCCACAGATTAGCTGTGGGAATTAAACAACAACAAGTACGAGTGGCGTTAACCCTACGAATACGGTCAAGCCTAAACGGGAATTTGGCAGGCATCCACTCACTACCTTCATTGTTCTTCTTTTGTATTTCACCTTTCGAAGACGATTTAAACATATCGTACTTGGTCTAATTAGTTCGCATTTATGGAGTCAGAGTGTATATTCTGCAAGATAGTTGAAGGGAAGGTGCCTTCTGCGATGGTATGGCAGGACGACGACTATGCTTGCTTTTTGGACAAGTACCCAATGAATCCCGGGCATGCTTTAGTTGTACCGAAGAAGCATTACCCGTTCTTGTTAGATATGACGCTTCCTGCTGTTGGAAAGCTCTTTGAGCACACTGCAATGATCATGTATGCTATCTGCAAGGTATTGAAGCCTGACGGGGTCAATATAGGACAATCAAATGGCGAAGTTGCCAGCCAGACCGTTTTTCATGTTCATGTGCATATAATACCCAGATTCAAGGGCGATTCAGAGGGGAGCTTTTGGCCGGAGAGGAAGAAATTTACTCTTGACCGTTTGAATGATCTAGCAGAGCAGATTGCTAAAGCGATTCCAACTAAACGAAAGGATCGTCAGTCTTCCTAATAGCTGCAAAGACCTCTGGCCTGATCAGTTCAGCTGGAGGGGACTGGCCTGCATTAAGTAAATTCCTCATATAGGTACCACTGAAATCCAAACGGTCTTCCTTTCCATGCGGGCATGTCTTTTCGTTTGCAACGGAAAAGCACTTCTTGCAATAGTAGAATGCTGGAAACATTAATGGTTGAATCACGATATCTGGAAATTCCTTGAAGATTTCTTGCGCAGCAAAAGGATGGTAGTAGT
It includes:
- a CDS encoding HIT family protein, whose amino-acid sequence is MESECIFCKIVEGKVPSAMVWQDDDYACFLDKYPMNPGHALVVPKKHYPFLLDMTLPAVGKLFEHTAMIMYAICKVLKPDGVNIGQSNGEVASQTVFHVHVHIIPRFKGDSEGSFWPERKKFTLDRLNDLAEQIAKAIPTKRKDRQSS